Part of the Salmo trutta chromosome 5, fSalTru1.1, whole genome shotgun sequence genome is shown below.
GGTTGGGACTTGGTTGGGTAGTCTAGGCCTGGGCAGGGTTAGGTTAGGTAGTGCCAGGCTAGGCTGGATTGGGTTAGGTAGTGCCAAACTAGGCTGGGTTGGATGAGGTAGGGTTGGGCTGTGTCCGGCCCGGTCCTCTCCCTGGTTTTTCTGGTCCACAGAGCGCTGAGCAGAAATCTGCCGTGCTGCCCTGGTCTGGGGCCTGCGGCGGATGGAGCCTTTAGCTCGACCCTACAGGAAGAGAAGACACATGAAGTCAGAACAGGGGCTTCTTTAGGAAGGTACAAGGTTAGAGCTTTAGGTGTGCTTCGTTTCCCCCACACCCCAGtgcctgacctctgacccttgaCCAACCTTGTTGGCACACTGTAGCACGGACACCTGGACAGGGTGGTCGAAGCTAAGCCCTCTGTTGCTGGGGGACTGGGTCCATGCCGGACTGGGGCTGAGGCCTGGTAGTCCACTGACCCCCCCTAGGATCCAAGGGGACGCGCTAGGCAGGAGGGCAGCAGGGTTGATCACCAGGGTGGTCTGAGAGTGGGGAGGAGGAACACATTTGTTCATCAACTAAAGTCCTTTATAAGAGAGTGTTTGTAGCACAGTGAGGACACATGCAAATGGTTATCACATTATAGAATTGGATTTACAAGTAATTTTGTTCATGCAGTTCCTCATAATCATCAGAACAAAGCGGTAGAcatacagaggaaagagagagcccAAGAATAAAGCCAAAGTCAAAATGTAGACATAGGAATGACATCTATTCATGCAGTTTCAGGAAGAAGAAAGGCTGAGCAATCACTTTCAGTCTGATGGTAAAAAAAGTCAACATTATGCGAATCAATCTGACAGTCACGCTGTCTCCGTTTAGCTTTTAAGCCAGTAGTGGAAAAGACCACATGATTCATGTCAAAGGCGGAGGTTCAAAGATGTCTGGCAGAGAACACGTTGGACGAATAAACTCTCACTCAGAAAGAGTAAAGCGTTGACTGATTTAAAAGAAGAAGTTATTTACTTGGAGTTTTCCAATTCGTGACGAAGGCTCTTTAGATTTTACAGGGCTTGGTGCCGGCTTCTGTGCAGTTGAACACCATAGATCAGGTGAAAAGGTCCAAtgtagctgtttttatctcaatatcaaataatttcttggTAACAATTAAGTAACTAACTGtgatttttgaccattttaattgaaaaacaaAAATAGTGTCTTAGCGAAGAGCAATCTTTCAACAAAGAATTTTGCCAGGACTGTCTGAGTGTAGAGGGGATAACAAGCTGTTATTGGTAGAGCGGTGTGGAACTCTTTctcattggtctattaactaatttaccacctggtgacatcatcccaccaaaacaggctgacatttcaggcagtcttttcaaacagctcctccacaaaaagggcattatcattttcacaatgTTATGCCaaactcatagtgtggaaatatatctAAAACAtaggaaaatcacgtttttgacctTTAAGTAATCTTGACACAGACAGGAGTACCTCCAAAAGCAATGTAACAGCCTGGATAACATTCCCTTGAAATATATCACAGTATAACAAGTCTCaactgagaggagagagcattACTGTCTATAGATAACCTTCAAAATCTGAAACCCTTCAATCATAAACACATTGGCAATCACATAGACTGCAGAGCactaaggctgcatttacacaggctgcccaattctgatcttaATTTTGTTTTTACTAattagtcttttgaccaatcagatcagctctgaaaaaaaatctaatgtGAAAAGATATGATGCGAttgatcaaaagaccaattagtggaaaaaaatatcaaaattggGCTACCTGTGTAAACCAGCCTACGTAAGACTGTTTCATCAGCCTTATCTCACTCCCTGTGCCAGAAGGTTTTGGGGATGGCTCGTCTTTACCGGGTTTACTGGGCTTCTCCCATACTTTCTGAGGTCAAATGAAAGACAAGGACTGAGGGTGTAGTCATTAGTAAATTAATCAAGTTGTTATTGTATTGATTGAATAGGGTACTGGCCGAAGAGCTTTGGGCTTGACAGAGCTGAAGAGGTCATCTTCATCCTCATCACTAAAAAGTGTTGGGGCTGCCGACCTCACTGAGCTGGGCCTGGACTTCACTGAGCTACTGGCATTACTGGGGCTGAACCTCAGACAGGAACACAGCACTTTATCACCAGGAATATCAGAAGTACAATTAATTTATCACTAAATGAAATAGCAGGTAGTACTAGTCAATGTGCATCCACCCTGGTCCTGGTGAGTGCAGGCTTTTGCTCTCGCCCAACACTAACACCTTTCCCATCTCACTGAGTACTGTCCCTAGAACTCACCACAGACTTGTCAGGCGTGGCGAAGATGTCAACGTCGGGGTGGTTGTCTCTCTGCTGAGTGTGACTGAAGAGCCGTTCCTCATCCTGGAACACCCCGGTACTGCTCTTGGTATGAGGACGCTCCTCTGTAGGCTAACACACAGACATaggatttacacacacacacacgaattgTCAGTAGTATGAATAAACAAACCCAGACAAACCTTTAGTGTGTTTATGGCAGCTGGTTTGCTAGGTATGGAGATGGGGACAGTCCAGTCAGCACCCTCATCATCAAACAGACTGATGGTGTTCTTCTTCATTTTGGATTCCTTTTCCATGGGGGGCGGGCCCTCCTTAGACAGGAAGTCATCACCATCCGTCTCGTCCAATGGGCTCTTAGTCTGCTTGTTAAGTGACAGGAAGATATAGAGTCTGAGTACAGCACCTTACACTTAGGAGCAGGGCTCCATCTCAATtcacctttcctctctccttaccTCAATCTCAACCATACTGGAAGAGAATGTCCAAGGTCCCTCCCCTTAGGCCTTCTTCTCCAATGCAttttgagaaggagagaggatgtgaggcATTAACGAAAGATGAATTGAGAAAGGGCCCAAATGACTAAAACTAAGTTATGGTTAAGATTTGGGTTTGATGAGTTCAGCTGATCCTAGATTTGAGCTTAGGGAGAACTTCTACCCTGAGCCTCATGTAGCGTCTCACCTTGGCGGCTCCCAGTCGGTCTCCCAGCACGTTGATCCCTCCAAACAGACTGACGGCCCCTACTGGCTTCTTCTTACTCTCACTGCCCTCAAGTAGAGAGGACAGGGGTTGTACCTCAGGACCCTTCGCTGCCCTCTCCTCTGCATGCCTCTTCTCCACTGGGGGAGGATGTTTGTCTGTGTGGACCAGCGAGGGGGCTGGGGAGGCCACAGCAGCAGCCTAGAGAACAGCACAAGGGCACAGGAGACGGGTATGAACTAGGGGGTAAATTACTAGTTTAAAATTCAACAATACATACATGTCACTGCAGGGATGTTACCACACATATATTTCCATGAGTACAATACAAACAGTACTCTCCCCCCAAAAATATCatgaataaaaacacatttttcattCAATATTTGAATTGTTTTGAAATAATATATAAGAGCCTACAtccagtgcattgggaaagtattcagaccccttccctttttccacattttgttaagttacagccttattctaaaatctattaaattgggagtttttttctcatcaatctacacacaatatcccataatgacaaagaaaaaacatgttaagaaatcaaatgtaaaaaaataactgAAAAATGACAtgtacagaagtattcagactctgAGTACTTTGCTaaagcaccgttggcagcgattacagccttgagtcttcttgggtatggcgctacaagcttggcacacctgtatttggggagtttctcccattcttatctgcagatcctctcaagcgctgtcaggttggatggggagcgttgctgcacagctattttcaggtctcttcagagatgtttgatcgggttcaagtccgggctctggctaggccactcaaggacattcagagacttgtcccaaagccacttgtgcgttgtcttggctgtgtgcttagggtcgttgtcctgttggaaggagaaccGTCGCACCAGTATGAGGTCCTTagcgatctggagcaggttttcatgaaggatctctgtgctttgttctgttcatctttcccttgatcctgactagtctcccagtccctaccgctgaaaaacatccacacagcatgatgctgccaccaccatgcttcaccgtagggatggtgccaggtttcctccagacatgacacttggcattcaggccaaagagttcaatcttggtttcatcagaccagagaatcttgtttctcatggtctgagattctttaggtgccttttggcaaactccaagcgggctgtcatgtgccttttactgaggtgtggcttctgtctggccactctaccataaaggcttgattggtggagtgctgcagagatggttgtccttctggaaggttctcccatctccagaggaactctggagctctgtcagtgtgaccatcggcttcttggtcacctctctgaccaaggcccttctcccccgattgtccagtttggccgggtggccagctctaggaagagtcttggtggttccaaacttcttccatttaagaatgatggaggccactgtgttcttgaagaccttcaatgctgcagaattttgttgatacccctccccagatctgttcctcaacACAATGCTGTCTTGggcctctacggacaattccttctacctcatggcttggtttttgctctgacatgcactgtcaactgtgagaccttatataggaCAGGTgagtgtctttccaaatcatgtccaatcaattgaatttaccacaggtggactccaatcaagttgtagaaacatctcaaggatgatcaatgaaacaggatgcacctgagctcaatttcaagactcattgtaaagggtctgaatacttatgtaaataaggtatttcagttttttatatttttatacatttgcaaacatttctaaaaacctgttatcactttgtcattatggggtattgaatgtagattgatgaggattttatttaattaatccattttaaaataaggctgtaacataacaaaaatgtggaaaaagggaaggggtctcaacactttccgaatgcacggtaTTACTGAATTCTATTGTTGCCCCGAAGGCTTTTCATCTTTAGGCTATAATTCATGTCAGTGGCTGcttcccaaaatggcaccctattccctatatagtgcactatatagggaacaggttgCCATTTGTGACAGACAAAATCTGTAACCCAGGCTTACTTTAGGGTCAGCTAGAGTAGAGCTGTTGTTGATGGCTGGTTTGAAGCCAAAGAGGGATCCCTTATCTTCACCATCCTCAGTCTCATCTTGAAACAGGAGAGACACTCTCTGTGGCTTCTTCTGACTGCATCAACACAGACATTTACACCCATCAAAACAACACCAAGACCCTAACTAGAGATAATGATTTAACTTCTTTTTTAACACTAGTCAAACATTTTGGCACAGTGTCTCTATTGTTGTGGATATAAAGTTTACCTCAACTCCTTGGTAGCAGCAAAGAGATCGTCATCATCCTCATCGAACAGGCTGTCGAAAGGATCTGCTTTGACACTGGGTAGACTATAGCGGGCGCTATAACTGGACTTCATCCCTCCAGTCTTTCCTGCACTATGCTTGGAGCTCATCCAATGGTCCTGATACAGACAGAATACAAAGGGTTAAATAGATAGCATGTGTTGAAGTATTAGCGACAACCTTCACTATCAAGCCCAAAATTGCCCCCTACCCTTCTGGTGTTTGCAGATTTGTAGGAATAGGATGGTTGTAAGCTGTATCTGAAGCTGTGCTGAGCCCATTGGATGGAGTTGCCATCACCATATTGGctatgggcaattccacagttAGAGTGTTGCAGAAACTCAGATCTTACACTTTAAAAtatatgtcaaacaaaaaccaatgattgaaAAATTACGCAAACCATACAACCCTAAGCCCAAGGACAAcaaacaatttccacagaaatgcagtgcagatgcaaagtttggtaccAAACGTTACATCTGTAcagttcttcaagtaaatgtgtttttgtaaaatgttctgtggAAACTTAAAAGTAGtctttgtgcatagagttgtatggtttaactttgcaataaaaaaaagatttacactactggtcaaaagttttagaacacctactatgccaagagtgtgcaaagctgtcaaggcaaagggtggctactttgaagaatcttaaatattaaatatagtttgatttgtttaacacttttttggttactacatgattccatgtgttatttcatagttttgatgtctttgctattattctacaatgtagaaaatagtataaataaagaaaaagccttgaatgagtaggtgttctaaaacttttgaccggtagtgtatatatattttttagttaAATGAtcattctgttactgtggaattgcccacaCACCTGTCCAGTTATTTCACATCTGTGAATACAAAAAGGGGTAGTGGCTACAGAAGGAGGCATTCTTTTCTGAAAGGCTGATGTTGAACGGAAGTTTATGTAGCAAGGTTCCGTTCCCTCCCATTACCTCGTCCTCACTGAAGAGGGTGCGAGAGACAGGTTTCTTGACTTGTGGTGTGGCATCTTCAGTTTGGCTTGATTTAGATTTCTTCGCAGACGCAAACAGATCCTGCATAATGAAAGAAAGTGGTTAGATATGAAGATGCAGGTACCAATTAATTATATTTTATGGACCGATATCAGTCATAGCTCATTTTCTCACCTTATCCTCCTCATCAACAAATATGGACAGATGAGCTTTGCTCTGAAGTGTTGGTTCCGGCTTGGACTGACTCTTAGGGATGGTTGGACATATCTGTAGAAAGACAGGGACAGAAGGTTGAGGTTAAATCTGTAAAACAAAGTGTGCTCCATGATTACCCAGAAAATTCTACAGGGTTCGTACAGAcagtggcaagtcaaattcaaggacttaaGTACTTTTTCAGTCACTAATATTTATTTTCAAGGACCATCAATTTGTAATGGTTCATATTATGTCATTGTTTCTAGTCGCCACCAGATGGCAGTATATAGCTACAACCTAATGGTGAAAAAAAAGTAGTTTTCATTACTACCTTACAAGTTCTACTCAATAATACCTTGTTTCACTACATACATGAGTGGTATGTCAGTACTGATGAGCCTCTAATTTGAGTAGTGATGAGCAGAGTTTTGGGACATGCCTACTGGTGAACACACATTTCCTATTCACATTACTACACAACTCCAGCTTAATGACTGTGCTTTTATTCGGCATTTGGGAATCTATTACTTAATAGCTACGAAAAGCGTCTCGCTTCCGACTGGCAGCTTTAGTGTCGCCGGCCGGGAAAAGGGTGGGTGGGCTGTGTGAGGAACACGGCACCTTAACGGCCACCAGAAGGGCAGGAGCACAGCCGTCACTTGATAAAGCGGAATATCGCAGGCACCCCGTGAATGAGGCGATGGGCAAAAAAGctctggaggatgttgcagagaAAAAGTCACAAATGTAGATCTGGCGCCAGCGCAGGATGCAGCGTTGTCATTCCCCCTTCATGTGACCCTTCAGGAGCGATTCACCCATGCTCGCAATCTCAAAGTCTGACGCATTTATTTGCACCTTACATGGTGTGGGTTGGTTGGTTCCACTGACGTAGTGGTAAAAAGGTGGGTAAActatacaaaaatataaaacgcaacatgtaaagtgttggtctcatgtttcatgagttgaaataaaaaaatccctgaattttttttatttgattttttatttatctgttattttaccaggtaagttgcctgagaacacgttctcatttacagcagcgacctggggaatagttacaggggagaggagggggatgaatgagccaattgtaaactggggatgattaggtgaccgtgatgatatgaggaccagattgggaatttagccaggacaccagggttaatacctctactcttatgataagtgccatgggatctttaatgaccacagagagtcaggacacccgtttaacgtcccatccgaaagacggcaccctacacagggcagtgtccccaataaTGTTCCATTTGGACAAAAAGGCAGGGTTGAATCTACATTTTACTGCCATTTTAGCTATCAATGTGACGTTTGAGGATATACAACTCAGTAGTCTGCCTGGAAAATAATTTGCAAGACCAATACAATTTTCATGTTGACATATTTCATCATTATCTGTTCTCTCATTTAATTCAATGACATTCAAGTAATGGATCCTTACTTGAGAATAAGTGTTGAAAAGAAGCACACCTGCGAGTGAGtgagttagagagaaagagagatattgcATATAGAGATGATGGATAAAAGAGGACTCCCACCTCCTCTGACTCTTCACTGGTGGAGGGCCGTTGTTTCTTTAGTGGCTCAGTCAGCAGGCTCTTGGTACCAGGACCAAACATGGAGACACCTCCTGCTGGCATCTAAACACAACCAAAAACCTCATCACTGAAAGCAACAACCATCATTCTCAACAACCATCAGTGCAACATGTAATCATGATCCCCAAGTCCCCTAAATCAATAACCATGATCACGCTAATGTTAGTCAATTAACAAGTATCCCACTTAATATGTAGGGTGTTCACCCATAAAAGTATTCATTAattcaaggtttatacaaataaCATACAACATACAACAGAGAATTGTGTCAGAAAAACAGTAGTCTAACCCCCATGTCGCTACCATAGACGGTTTAAAAGTTAGACAATTTACTCTGAGAATTTATCATGTTTAGAGTGAATGGAATGTCATCACAGGCATGATCAAAGTGGTCACTGCTCCATAGAACTCTGCTCCGCGGCAGAACAGCACTAACAGGCCTCCCGAGCGGCACAGCGGTCAAAAGCACTGCTTCGCAGTGATACAGGCATCATACAGATCCGGGTTTGATtccgggctgtgtcacagccggctgtgacgtggagacccatgaggtgtccggcgtcgtccgggttaggtcggccgggatgtccttgtcccattgcgctctagtgactccttgtggcgggccgggcataTGCACGCTGGCTTCAGTCGCCAGGTGTAAGGTGCttcgggttaagcgagcagtgtgtcaagaagcagtgcggcttggcagggtcgtgttccggaagacgcatggctcttgaccttggCCTCTCACGAGTCCGTACGAGAGTTGCAGCAATAGTACAATTGGATCCCACGAAATTGGGGGAAAAAGTCAACTAGTGGCTGCAGGTCAAATGAGTGAAAACATTGGCTTTTTCTAAATGAAATCTGCAGTATAAAAACAAAATAGGGactaaatatgtatttatttacaaagcTAACAGACAATTTCAATAACCACCCTCCGTGAAGACAATATGTTCATGTTTACATTGTGTATTTCTGAATCTTTCCCTTTAAATCGCCATAGAAATGGCACCTCTCAACATAGAAAAATCTAAATCAACTTGATACCAATCTAACCCGCAGAAACACCTCCAACTGGTACCACCTCCCATTGCCAAATATGGAAGAGATAGACCCAAGAGCAGCACAGTCTAAACTAGCAACGGTCACAACAAACTAACATTCTTATTTCATCAACACTGTCAACTATAAGTATACTCAAGTTACAATATTGCAGAGAACAATCTAATGATTCATTATGTGTGATTTATAATGACACATAAGAAAACAACGTTTTGACATAACTTTTGTAGCATCCTCTTGAATTGCCCCGTTTTTCTCTAAATTCTAAGGTAGTGAGCGGAGGCCCTATGATACAGTATAGGTAAAAACAACGCTCTGTACACTCACCTTTTTCTGAGGAGACTGTTTCAcctgttcttcctcctcctccaccacctccctcctACTCTGTAGAGGGGGCAGAACACCGGAGTTCTCACTGAAGATGTCACCATCCTCATCACCTCCTCCAGACAGATCCACTGTCTTCCTCTGCTTGGGTTCCTCCTGTCCAGCTGAACACAGGTGACAACACATTATGAGTGCTTGTGCTGAAGACAGTTATAGTGTGGCAAGATCTAAGATGTGAAACTTACTGCATGAATGAAAATAAGCTGAAAACTTGATTCACATACCTAAGAGCAAATGATGTATTGGCGTGATGCCAATGTAAGATTTTTACTGATATTTTACGATCATTGATCTGAAGTTGGGATCTCGCCCACCAtgctagcgagagagagagagaagttacggTTTGATTGACTTACCTGAGCTGGATTTATTAAGGCTTTTGCCGGTGAAGAAGTCATCCTCCTCATCGTCAAACAGCCCCCCTAAAGCGGTCTTTCTAGGGGCTGATGTCTGGGTCTTGTGGGGTTTGGCTGGACTGCCGTTCTCTCTACCCCCCACTGAGTCAGAGTCATTAGGAGTGCCAAACAGGCTGTTCTCTATGGGGAAAGAAGAGGACAGGATAGACTCGTCAGATAAAACCTGGAGATGATAATATTTTCAGTACCGTCACAGAATAGTCAACATAGTACAGTAGACTGTCTGTGGTCATGTATTGTAATAGTATTTAGTTTGAACTTAATAAATCCAATTCCGTTTCAGAAAGGCAGGACGGTATCTTCAGAGGCATTATGTTCTCAAGCCCCAGAAAACTGTCTTCTTCATTTGAGTAACACTGTTATTACTACTTCATCTTTGAAATGCCTTTGCTGTCCTTAGGGCATGTTTctatgctcccgagtggcgcagcggtctaagacactgcatctcagtgcaagaggcatcactgcagtctttggttcgaatccaggctacaTCACATCcagccttgattgggagtcccataaggtttggccggtgtaggccgtcattgtaaataagaatttgttcttaactgacttgcctagttaaataaaggttaaataaataaattcaaattatattacctgggaatattgacaCAGTCCCTGAAGGAATCTTCTTAGCAGGCTTGACAGGTTCTGGCAGAAACACAAGAGAGACTTACAGGTTCTGTTAACAGGTCAGTCTCTATACTGTCCAGAAAAATAGCATTACTCAAAATGAATAAGGTAACCCACAAAAAATGAATTAGAAACAGTGACCACAGCCATTTCACAACATTCTCAATTCACTTACAAGAAAACATCCTGAAAAGGAAAGCAACCATCTAAACttgcagaagaaaaaaaatgtttttgattgCAAAACATCTAGTGTGCCCTAATGAAAACAGCCTTGGTGTTTCAACAGACAGTTTGTATGACTATTATTACCTGTGGTCTTCTCCTCTGCTACAGGCtgttgaggtggatcagagaacaGATCCCCCTGGACAACAAACATCATTATCAGGGTCGCTATGGTTTCAGACAAAACTCATTTAAATGTACTCTTCGGGAGCTTTTAACAGGCTGTAGATTCATTTTGTTTTCTTTGAACAGTTCACTTATTGATTTCTATCCATCATATGTGAAATTACAATGGGTAAGTAACATGGAAAAAGTAAGACATGGAAGCTACAAAACGGCGTTCATGTGAGCCTACCTCATCAAACAGTCCTCTCCCTCCGCTGAAGAGGCCTCCTTTCCCTCCAAACGGAGAGAGGTCCTCGTCCTCCATCTTGGGCGGCCCGAATAACTCCTCGCCGTCATCTTCAATAGCTACAACAACACGAACAGGTGTCAACAAGTCAAAAAAATGACTGGTAAATACTGCAATGTCATGACTGCTTGTCAAATGACATCTCATTCAGTCACTTTGGAGCGAGACCAACTCCACTAATGCTCTTCTGACTGAAGTGTTATGAAGTAACAGCTTAGCAGGTATAATATAATTGtatagatagtgagagagattAGGTGCTTGTACACAATGTGCAGTAAAGAAAACTCTTTTAGATGAGTGAATTGCTGTCCAACCCGGTGGCCTCTCAGCCTTGGGCTCTTTCTTTGCTTTACTGTTCTTCTTCGAGGCAGACGACAACGCTTCAGAGAAGTGACACGGGGAAGGAAACATGAGCATGCACATGCAGAACAATGATATGTAGTGAAACATGCATGTGCTGTTGAAATCTGCCATCATTATTTGCATTATGACATCACATTTGTTGTATGGCCTACATTATGTACAAATGTACCAACTGAAAACACATCTTGGAACTTGTATGGAGCAAACAGTGGCCATAATAATCAAAACAGAGAGGACAGATAAATGAATTTAGGTAGATTGTTAGAGTGAAGTGTAGGATCATTAGTCTGGGTGCCAGACTGTGTGTTCCGCGCAGTCATACGGCATATCAAGATGTTTTCCTTTATTTTAAGCCTGAATTGAGaattacagtggcaagaaaaagtatgtgaaccctttggaattacctgcatttctgcataaattggtcatcaaatttgatctgatcttcatctaagtcacaacagacacagtgtgcttaaactaataacacaaaagttgtatttttcttgtctatattgaatacatcatttaaacattcacagtgtaggttggataaagtatgtgaacccctaggttaATGACTTCTCCacagctaattggagtcaggagtcagctaacctgtagtccaatcaatgagacggtTGGacgttggttagagctgccttgccctataaaaaacactcacagcATTTGAGTTCGCTATTGACAAGAAGCCTGATGTGAACTATGCCTCGAacaagagatctcagaagacctaagattaagaattgttgacttgcataaagctggaaagggttacaaaagtatctctaaaagcctgtTCATCAGttcacggtaagacaaattgtctataaatggagaaatttcagcacagttgctactctccctaggagtggccgtcctgcaaagatgactgcaagagcacagcgcagaatgctcaatgaggttaagaagaatcctagaatgTCAGCTAAAGAcatacagaaatctctggaacactaACAGTTGGAACACtagagtctacgatacgtaaaacacaatggtgttcatgggaggacatcacggaagaagccactgctgtccaaaagaaacattgctgcacgtctgaagttggCAAAAGTGCActtggatgttccacagcgctactcgcaaaatattctgtggacagatgaaactacagtggagttgtttggaaggaacacaaaacacaacctggatttctgcataaattggtcatcaaatttgatcaaatcttcatctaagtcacaacaatagacaaacatagtgtgcttaaactaataagaAAGGAGGAAAAAAAAGGcatagcacaccaacatcaaaacctcatcccaactgtaaagtatggtggaaggagcatcatggtttggggcagCTTTGCTGACTCAGGGCCTGGACCGCTTGCTATCATTGAcgtaaaaatgaattcccaagtttatcaagacattctgcaggagaatgttaggctgtctgtctgccaatggaagctcaacagaagttgggtgatgcaacaggacaacaacccaaaacacagacgtaaatcaacaacagaatggcttcagaagaaaatacgccttctggagtggcccagtcagagccctgacctcaaccctattgagatgATGTGGCATATCCTCAACAGAGCAGTTCACACCAAACATTCCAAGAATATTGcttaactgaaacagttttgcaaagaggaatggtccaaaattcctccggaccattgtgcaggtctgatccacaactacagaaaacgtttggttgaggttattgctgcccaaggagggtcaaccagttattaaatccaa
Proteins encoded:
- the LOC115193572 gene encoding WASH complex subunit 2 isoform X6, coding for MRNGIIESLFTTFGAHISLTWTTVTKMSGLPVGMANVPSKSNHTGKDGQVWERLWTLEEMRQTSANWSLAADSGLFLFLQDFSQRMLSKTHEIEKQLDGLIRDTKATDCCVHTVFNDFLMLSNTQFIENRVYDEEVVPKPEALERPPEQKTREQKEAQLIPKVQEAVNYGLMVLDSAFEQLDIKAGNSDSEDEEATDRVEPILEPKDLYVDRPLPYLIGSQLFMGQEDVGLGDLSSEEMSVDSDRDTVILSEDGKDADQSDDDFDQDEEGPGTMKKKSSMLSDDEEGDSDIFGESDEDDDDDDRKNPRPSSFADELAARIKGEPISKPEGDRTSIEDDGEELFGPPKMEDEDLSPFGGKGGLFSGGRGLFDEGDLFSDPPQQPVAEEKTTEPVKPAKKIPSGTVSIFPENSLFGTPNDSDSVGGRENGSPAKPHKTQTSAPRKTALGGLFDDEEDDFFTGKSLNKSSSAGQEEPKQRKTVDLSGGGDEDGDIFSENSGVLPPLQSRREVVEEEEEQVKQSPQKKMPAGGVSMFGPGTKSLLTEPLKKQRPSTSEESEEICPTIPKSQSKPEPTLQSKAHLSIFVDEEDKDLFASAKKSKSSQTEDATPQVKKPVSRTLFSEDEDHWMSSKHSAGKTGGMKSSYSARYSLPSVKADPFDSLFDEDDDDLFAATKELSQKKPQRVSLLFQDETEDGEDKGSLFGFKPAINNSSTLADPKAAAVASPAPSLVHTDKHPPPVEKRHAEERAAKGPEVQPLSSLLEGSESKKKPVGAVSLFGGINVLGDRLGAAKQTKSPLDETDGDDFLSKEGPPPMEKESKMKKNTISLFDDEGADWTVPISIPSKPAAINTLKPTEERPHTKSSTGVFQDEERLFSHTQQRDNHPDVDIFATPDKSVTTLVINPAALLPSASPWILGGVSGLPGLSPSPAWTQSPSNRGLSFDHPVQVSVLQCANKVGQGSEGRAKGSIRRRPQTRAARQISAQRSVDQKNQGEDRAGHSPTLPHPTQPSLALPNPIQPSLALPNLTLPRPRLPNQVPTTALPSLPASLPSQPLLTDVSVRPSVLTLPVSNTPLKRDFSKGCKVKVLPSPDEADLFGSDSPFGSVPAQAPVPKLTTPSPKLTTKTTEGELTPKKEKEATPPSLFDDPVGDLFQKVKPRSAKKAKASSFLEDEEDIFVLGKSSTPTTKITAGGKFTKAGSNSTPKQDLFQDEAETTPKAHKDKSLDASLFDDNVDIFADLTATSKPKEKKSKKAETKSIFHDHMDDVFSPSTVKPMAKQPPSKSKKSPPSQDTSAADDLGNIFDDPLNALGGN